In one Moritella sp. 5 genomic region, the following are encoded:
- a CDS encoding dicarboxylate/amino acid:cation symporter, translated as MSNTESVGTPTLSQKLWFNLPLWQKIVIGMILGITVGITFGEDAVILKPIGSLFVNTIKMLIVPLVFCSIIVGITSMQDTSKMGRIGFKAVMFYLLSTAVAISIGLLLGNVLQPGAGLGLVAQQVETVKETTSLADTLVALVPTNPVGALAQGHILQIIVFAVALGISLTLIGEKGKPAIAVFESLAEAMYKLTDLVMKLAPYGVFALMAWVAGKFGLALLLPLMKVIGAVYLGSILHVLGVYSALIVFIAKLSPVQYFRGIVDAQIVAFTTTSSAGTLPVSMKCAREKLGVSKGVSSFVLPLGTTINMDGTALYQGVTTLFVAQAFGIDLGMPEYITIILTATLASIGTAGVPGAGLIMLTLVLTTVGLPVEGVALIAGIDRILDMARTTVNISGDIAASVIIAKSEKELDTTIYYAK; from the coding sequence TTGAGTAATACTGAATCAGTAGGTACCCCAACTTTAAGCCAAAAACTATGGTTTAACTTACCCCTTTGGCAGAAAATTGTTATCGGTATGATCCTCGGTATTACCGTGGGTATTACCTTTGGTGAAGATGCTGTCATTCTAAAGCCAATCGGGTCATTATTTGTTAACACCATTAAGATGCTAATTGTGCCTCTGGTTTTCTGCTCAATCATTGTTGGTATCACTTCGATGCAAGATACCAGTAAAATGGGACGCATTGGTTTTAAAGCTGTGATGTTCTATCTCCTTTCTACTGCTGTTGCGATCTCCATCGGCCTATTATTGGGTAATGTGTTACAACCTGGCGCAGGTCTAGGCTTAGTAGCTCAACAAGTTGAGACAGTAAAAGAAACAACGTCATTAGCTGATACACTGGTCGCATTAGTACCAACTAACCCAGTAGGTGCACTCGCTCAAGGTCATATCCTACAAATAATCGTGTTTGCCGTGGCACTTGGTATATCACTGACCCTGATTGGTGAAAAAGGAAAACCAGCGATCGCGGTTTTCGAAAGCCTTGCAGAAGCAATGTACAAGCTAACAGATCTAGTAATGAAACTAGCACCCTACGGTGTATTTGCGTTAATGGCATGGGTAGCAGGTAAATTTGGTTTAGCGCTATTATTACCACTAATGAAAGTCATTGGTGCGGTTTACCTTGGTAGCATCTTGCATGTGCTAGGTGTCTATAGCGCACTGATTGTATTTATTGCAAAACTAAGTCCAGTACAATATTTTCGCGGTATTGTTGATGCGCAAATTGTTGCTTTCACCACTACATCAAGTGCAGGTACGTTACCAGTATCAATGAAATGTGCACGTGAGAAGCTCGGTGTATCAAAAGGCGTATCAAGCTTTGTATTACCACTAGGGACCACAATCAACATGGATGGCACGGCACTTTATCAAGGTGTAACGACATTATTTGTTGCACAAGCATTTGGTATTGATTTAGGCATGCCTGAATACATCACAATTATCTTAACTGCGACATTAGCATCGATTGGTACTGCGGGTGTGCCAGGTGCGGGTCTTATCATGCTAACGTTAGTACTTACTACTGTCGGTCTACCTGTTGAAGGTGTTGCACTGATTGCCGGTATCGACCGTATTCTGGATATGGCGCGTACTACCGTGAATATTTCTGGTGATATTGCCGCATCAGTGATCATTGCTAAATCAGAAAAAGAGTTAGATACCACGATTTATTACGCAAAATAG
- a CDS encoding NCS2 family permease, whose product MDKTQQGSELQGSSKGGLLERLFKLSEHGTTVKTELMAGLTTFVTMAYIIFVNPDIMAKTGMDKDALVVATCIGAAIGCMLMGLYANWPVGLAPGMGLNAFFTYTVVFDMGYTWQVAMAAVFVSGVLFALMSFYKIREWILDSIPQSLRYAMTAGVGLFLGIIGFKSAGIVVASQPTLVTMGNFTEPSVLLAALTFLIIGSLFRRNLFGAVLIGMLVTTLAGIPLGLVSAPASIISMPPSIAPLFMEMDFKHLFYNAEGLFNVGMISVIISFLFVNMFDTAGTLMGVADKANLINEKGEIENLKKSLKADSVSSVLGACVGCPPVTSYVESASGVAAGGRTGLTAVTVGALFLAATFFTDIALIIPSYATAGALIFVSFLMMSGLSKVNWDEFTDYVPACITAIMMAFTFSIANGIALGFIAYTFLKVGSGKAKEVSISIWVLTAVFVAKLAFM is encoded by the coding sequence ATGGATAAAACACAACAAGGATCTGAGTTACAGGGATCATCTAAAGGTGGCTTATTAGAGCGGTTATTTAAACTCTCTGAGCATGGCACTACGGTGAAAACTGAGCTTATGGCAGGTTTAACAACCTTCGTTACTATGGCTTACATTATTTTTGTAAACCCTGACATTATGGCAAAGACTGGCATGGATAAGGATGCGTTGGTCGTTGCTACCTGTATTGGTGCTGCAATTGGCTGTATGTTGATGGGACTATACGCTAACTGGCCAGTGGGACTTGCGCCGGGTATGGGGCTTAATGCTTTCTTTACTTATACAGTCGTATTTGACATGGGTTACACATGGCAGGTCGCGATGGCGGCTGTGTTTGTCTCGGGTGTACTCTTTGCGTTAATGAGTTTTTATAAGATCCGAGAATGGATATTAGACAGTATTCCGCAGAGCTTACGCTATGCGATGACTGCTGGCGTGGGTCTGTTCTTAGGCATCATAGGTTTTAAAAGTGCGGGTATCGTCGTTGCTTCTCAACCGACCTTAGTGACCATGGGTAATTTTACAGAACCGAGTGTATTACTTGCCGCATTAACCTTCCTCATTATTGGCTCATTATTCCGTCGTAATCTATTTGGTGCGGTATTAATCGGTATGTTAGTGACAACGCTTGCTGGTATCCCACTGGGCCTGGTTTCTGCACCTGCGTCAATTATTTCTATGCCGCCAAGCATTGCGCCATTATTCATGGAAATGGATTTTAAACATCTGTTTTATAATGCAGAAGGGCTATTTAATGTCGGTATGATCAGTGTCATTATCTCGTTCTTATTTGTGAACATGTTTGATACGGCAGGCACATTAATGGGGGTTGCGGATAAAGCGAATCTGATTAATGAAAAAGGTGAAATTGAGAACTTGAAAAAATCACTGAAAGCGGACTCTGTATCAAGTGTATTGGGCGCATGTGTGGGTTGCCCACCTGTGACGTCTTATGTTGAAAGTGCGTCAGGTGTTGCTGCTGGTGGCCGAACGGGTTTAACAGCGGTGACGGTTGGTGCGTTATTCTTAGCGGCGACATTCTTCACGGATATTGCGTTAATTATTCCAAGTTATGCGACTGCAGGTGCACTTATCTTCGTTTCTTTCTTGATGATGAGTGGCCTGAGTAAAGTAAACTGGGATGAGTTTACCGATTATGTACCAGCCTGTATTACGGCAATCATGATGGCCTTCACGTTCTCTATCGCGAATGGTATTGCACTTGGTTTTATCGCTTATACTTTCTTAAAAGTAGGTTCAGGTAAAGCAAAAGAAGTATCAATTAGTATTTGGGTATTAACGGCTGTGTTTGTTGCTAAATTAGCGTTTATGTAA
- the uraH gene encoding hydroxyisourate hydrolase encodes MSGLSTHVLDTANGVPGAGISIKLFKVEADQLELVASAVTNSDGRTDSLLLTSDELRVGKYQLQFDTADYFRARGTIVPETAFLDDIVIRFGISDIQAHYHVPLLVSPFSYSTYRGS; translated from the coding sequence ATGAGTGGACTCAGTACACATGTACTTGATACAGCCAATGGTGTTCCAGGTGCTGGTATCAGTATTAAATTATTTAAGGTAGAAGCAGATCAATTAGAGTTAGTCGCTTCAGCTGTTACTAACAGTGATGGGCGAACAGATTCTTTATTATTAACCAGTGATGAACTGCGTGTTGGTAAGTATCAGCTGCAATTTGATACGGCAGATTATTTCCGTGCACGTGGAACTATTGTGCCAGAAACTGCTTTTTTAGATGACATTGTTATCCGCTTTGGTATTAGCGATATACAAGCGCATTATCATGTACCGCTGTTGGTATCCCCGTTCAGTTATTCGACTTATCGAGGTAGTTAG
- the puuE gene encoding allantoinase PuuE: MTVAYPRDLIGYGQNVPNANWPNKARLAISFVLNYEEGGERCVLHGDSESEAFLSEMPGAVPLQGVRNLSMESCYEYGSRAGVWRLLSLFAEYQIPLTIFAVAMALERHPDVAKAFVAANHEICSHGYRWLDYQYTDEAEEREHLHKAIDIIKTLTGKRPTGWYTGRLGPNTRRLVAEEGGFMYDSDAYDDDLPYWVKANNKPHLVIPYTLDVNDMRFATPQGFNSGEQFFQYLKDSFDTLYAEGIASPKMMSVGLHCRLIGRPGRVASLKRFLDYVKQHDDVWLCTREQIANHWIKHHPYKEA; the protein is encoded by the coding sequence ATGACTGTTGCCTATCCGAGAGATCTTATTGGTTATGGCCAAAATGTGCCAAATGCCAACTGGCCTAACAAAGCACGCTTAGCGATCTCATTTGTTCTTAACTATGAAGAGGGTGGCGAGCGTTGCGTATTACATGGCGATAGTGAATCAGAAGCTTTTCTATCCGAAATGCCCGGCGCAGTACCCTTACAAGGTGTTCGAAATCTCAGTATGGAGTCTTGCTATGAGTATGGCAGCCGTGCGGGGGTTTGGCGCTTATTAAGCTTATTCGCAGAATATCAAATACCGCTCACTATATTTGCCGTCGCAATGGCATTAGAAAGACACCCTGATGTCGCCAAAGCATTTGTTGCTGCAAACCACGAGATTTGCAGCCATGGTTATCGTTGGCTTGATTATCAATATACCGATGAAGCCGAAGAGCGTGAACACTTACATAAAGCTATCGACATTATCAAAACGCTAACAGGGAAACGTCCGACGGGTTGGTATACTGGCCGATTGGGTCCTAACACCCGACGTTTGGTCGCTGAAGAAGGCGGCTTTATGTATGACTCAGACGCCTATGATGACGACCTACCGTATTGGGTTAAAGCCAACAATAAACCGCACCTAGTGATCCCTTATACCCTAGATGTCAATGACATGCGCTTTGCTACACCACAAGGTTTTAATAGTGGTGAGCAATTCTTTCAATACTTAAAAGACAGCTTCGACACCCTTTATGCTGAAGGTATAGCATCGCCCAAAATGATGTCTGTCGGGCTACATTGCCGCTTAATAGGCCGTCCGGGACGTGTAGCATCACTAAAGCGCTTCTTAGATTACGTCAAGCAGCATGATGATGTGTGGCTATGTACACGAGAGCAAATAGCAAATCACTGGATCAAACATCACCCATACAAGGAGGCGTAA
- the uraD gene encoding 2-oxo-4-hydroxy-4-carboxy-5-ureidoimidazoline decarboxylase, translating into MTRFNTCIPSQLSQSDFVAVFADIYEHSPWVAEEAYQQYQQQGIDGDINNIATLQQCMADILLAAAPDQQLALINAHPDLAGRAAVNGELTSASTSEQAGAGIDQCTAEEFTHFTQLNDAYKAKFNFPFIKAVRGANRFLILADFKRRIQNNIDTEFKQALLEINKIAAFRLNDL; encoded by the coding sequence ATGACACGTTTTAATACCTGCATCCCAAGTCAACTATCGCAATCCGATTTTGTGGCTGTGTTTGCTGATATCTATGAGCACAGCCCTTGGGTAGCTGAAGAAGCCTATCAACAATACCAACAGCAAGGTATCGATGGCGATATCAATAACATTGCCACATTACAGCAATGCATGGCGGACATTTTACTTGCGGCGGCTCCTGATCAACAACTTGCATTAATCAATGCCCACCCAGATTTAGCTGGCCGCGCAGCAGTTAATGGGGAACTTACTTCCGCATCAACCTCTGAGCAAGCTGGTGCAGGAATAGATCAATGTACAGCCGAAGAGTTTACCCATTTCACACAACTCAATGATGCCTATAAAGCGAAATTTAACTTCCCTTTCATCAAAGCTGTGCGCGGTGCTAACCGCTTTTTAATCTTAGCGGACTTTAAACGTCGAATTCAAAATAATATCGACACCGAGTTCAAACAAGCATTATTAGAAATAAACAAAATCGCCGCATTTCGTTTAAACGATTTATAA
- the alc gene encoding allantoicase: MTTELNFDRHINLADEKLGAEAIFATDDFFADKQRMLKTEAAVFIPDLYDENGKWMDGWESRRKRHEGYDYCIVRLGLPGSIEGLNIDTSNFTGNYAPSASVDACFVADGQDPQAETVWTEILGSESLQGDSEHLFSLTSDAVHTHVRLNIYPDGGVARLRVYGKPSINWDSISADQEIDLAATVNGGRAIACNDEHFGVMGNLLNPGRGVNMGDGWETARRRTPGNDWVIIALGNKGSINRIEIDTAHFKGNFPDSVNIQAACVTGGTEEQIQAQSLFWRELLPAQKLSADNIHNFEKQVNDLGDITHIRVNIYPDGGISRVRLFGTVSK, encoded by the coding sequence ATGACTACTGAATTAAACTTTGACCGCCATATTAACCTTGCTGATGAAAAGCTCGGTGCGGAAGCTATTTTTGCGACAGATGATTTTTTTGCTGATAAGCAACGAATGCTAAAAACAGAAGCCGCGGTATTTATACCCGACCTATATGATGAAAATGGTAAATGGATGGACGGTTGGGAGTCTCGCCGTAAGCGCCATGAAGGTTATGATTACTGTATCGTCCGTTTGGGTTTACCCGGTTCAATTGAAGGTTTGAACATTGATACATCAAACTTTACTGGTAACTATGCACCTTCAGCCTCTGTTGACGCCTGCTTTGTCGCTGATGGTCAAGATCCACAAGCAGAAACAGTATGGACAGAAATTCTCGGTTCAGAATCATTACAAGGTGATAGTGAGCATTTATTTAGCCTAACAAGCGATGCTGTTCATACCCACGTACGTCTTAACATTTATCCTGACGGTGGTGTTGCACGTTTACGTGTTTACGGAAAGCCAAGTATTAACTGGGATAGTATCAGCGCCGATCAAGAAATTGATTTAGCCGCAACCGTAAACGGCGGTCGTGCGATTGCTTGTAACGATGAACACTTTGGTGTGATGGGTAATTTATTGAATCCAGGTCGTGGTGTAAACATGGGTGACGGCTGGGAAACTGCACGTCGTCGTACACCCGGTAATGATTGGGTAATTATCGCATTAGGTAATAAAGGCAGTATTAATCGTATCGAAATCGATACTGCGCACTTTAAAGGTAATTTTCCAGATTCAGTAAACATTCAAGCAGCTTGTGTGACAGGCGGTACCGAAGAACAAATCCAAGCACAAAGCTTATTCTGGCGCGAACTGTTACCAGCACAAAAGCTATCTGCAGATAATATTCATAACTTTGAAAAACAAGTTAACGATCTTGGGGATATTACTCACATTCGTGTAAATATTTATCCGGACGGTGGTATTAGCCGAGTACGACTATTCGGTACTGTATCTAAATAA
- a CDS encoding ureidoglycolate lyase: protein MTNMITLEPLTAEAFKPYGDVIATTDRDYFMINNGSTRRYHQLADVDTETKGGRTIISIFQATPLTYPLSVSMMERHPLGSQAFIPLFGNAYLILVAAPTGDLKQERLDSQTIRGFISDGSQGVNYHKGVWHHPILALTNQDKFLIVDRAGPGNNCEEVHFTDAETRIFNKDVLGTQL from the coding sequence ATGACTAACATGATTACACTTGAACCATTAACCGCAGAAGCGTTTAAGCCTTACGGGGATGTGATCGCAACGACGGATCGTGATTATTTCATGATCAACAATGGTTCTACTCGTCGCTATCATCAGCTTGCCGATGTCGACACCGAAACGAAGGGTGGCCGTACGATCATCAGTATCTTTCAGGCAACACCTTTAACTTATCCATTATCGGTAAGCATGATGGAACGCCACCCGTTAGGTTCACAGGCGTTTATTCCTTTATTTGGCAATGCGTATTTAATTTTAGTCGCTGCGCCAACGGGTGATTTAAAGCAAGAACGGTTAGATAGCCAAACCATTCGTGGCTTTATCAGCGATGGATCACAGGGTGTTAATTATCACAAAGGTGTTTGGCACCACCCTATCCTCGCGTTAACAAACCAAGATAAATTCTTGATCGTTGATCGCGCTGGACCGGGTAATAACTGCGAAGAAGTACATTTTACCGATGCTGAAACACGTATATTTAATAAAGACGTACTCGGTACGCAACTATAA
- a CDS encoding urate hydroxylase PuuD: MDPHITEWLNLTIRWMHMIFGIAWIGASFYFVWLENHLNRINPKTGLAGDLWAIHGGGIYHLEKYKLAPAKMPETLHWFKWEAYTTFLSGISLLTVVYYFNAQSMLISPESGLTEWQGIAIGIATIVVGWIVYHLLCESPLAQKPALMGGILMLMIIAVAYGLSLVFTGRAAYIHVGAMIGSIMVGNVFFVIMPGQRKMVAAVSKGEQPDPKDPAKALLRSRHNNYLTLPVLFIMISNHFPSTYGSEYNWLILAAVSIISVLVRHYFNTRHQHQKYAWTLPFAAFAMITLAFVTKPTVDNSAPQVAFSEVQSIVAERCAVCHATAGVAPMAGVHLDTAENIKLNSDRVLSAVRNRVMPQGNITKMTDDERTVVINWINQGAKI, encoded by the coding sequence ATGGATCCGCATATTACAGAATGGCTGAATCTTACTATTCGATGGATGCATATGATTTTTGGTATCGCTTGGATCGGTGCCTCATTCTATTTTGTATGGCTAGAAAACCATCTTAATCGCATCAACCCAAAAACGGGTTTAGCTGGTGACCTTTGGGCTATTCATGGCGGTGGTATTTACCACTTAGAAAAGTACAAACTTGCGCCAGCAAAAATGCCTGAAACACTACATTGGTTTAAATGGGAAGCATACACAACTTTCCTTAGCGGTATCTCACTGTTAACCGTCGTGTATTACTTTAATGCGCAATCGATGCTGATTTCACCCGAATCAGGCTTAACTGAATGGCAAGGTATTGCGATTGGAATCGCGACTATTGTGGTTGGTTGGATTGTTTATCATTTATTATGTGAGTCACCATTAGCGCAGAAACCCGCATTAATGGGCGGAATACTGATGTTAATGATCATTGCTGTGGCATATGGTCTATCACTGGTATTCACAGGCCGTGCAGCCTATATCCATGTTGGCGCAATGATAGGCTCGATCATGGTCGGCAACGTATTTTTTGTGATTATGCCGGGTCAACGAAAAATGGTAGCAGCAGTATCGAAAGGTGAACAACCCGATCCGAAAGATCCTGCAAAAGCACTATTACGCTCGCGTCATAATAACTACCTGACATTACCTGTGTTATTTATCATGATCAGTAATCACTTCCCAAGTACCTATGGGAGTGAGTACAACTGGTTAATATTAGCCGCAGTGTCAATTATCAGTGTGTTAGTGCGTCATTATTTCAATACGCGTCACCAGCATCAGAAATACGCATGGACATTACCGTTTGCCGCTTTTGCTATGATCACGTTAGCATTTGTCACTAAACCTACAGTAGATAACAGCGCACCACAAGTCGCGTTTAGTGAGGTGCAAAGTATTGTCGCAGAACGTTGCGCTGTATGTCATGCGACCGCAGGTGTTGCACCTATGGCTGGCGTACACCTTGATACAGCTGAAAACATAAAACTTAATTCAGATAGAGTGTTATCGGCAGTGCGTAACCGCGTTATGCCCCAAGGTAATATCACCAAAATGACCGATGATGAACGTACCGTCGTGATTAACTGGATAAACCAGGGCGCAAAAATATAA
- a CDS encoding undecaprenyl-diphosphatase has protein sequence MQQLNNLLFSAINQFAGQNQFFDYLFIFFAEAMPYAFIVLVVILWFRSKEQSKRYLIGATLTSVVGITINTLIAQVYFHPRPFMNNLGTTLVEHAANSSFPSDHTTFMFCIAFSLLFHRATRKLAFGLTALAVVGGLSRVYIGVHFPFDIAGAAIIGALSAMMVHSIRHKLATCYNVIISISDRLTGRIL, from the coding sequence ATGCAACAATTAAACAATTTACTCTTTTCCGCAATTAATCAATTTGCAGGCCAAAACCAATTCTTTGACTACCTTTTCATTTTCTTCGCAGAAGCGATGCCTTATGCATTTATCGTATTGGTCGTAATCTTATGGTTTCGCAGTAAAGAGCAATCGAAGCGTTATCTTATTGGAGCGACCCTGACTTCTGTTGTTGGTATCACGATTAATACACTTATTGCTCAAGTTTATTTCCACCCTCGCCCTTTTATGAATAATTTGGGTACAACACTTGTTGAACACGCTGCAAATTCGTCGTTTCCCTCAGATCACACCACATTTATGTTTTGCATTGCATTTAGTTTATTGTTTCATCGGGCAACAAGAAAATTGGCATTCGGGTTAACAGCACTGGCCGTTGTTGGTGGGCTATCTCGTGTGTATATTGGCGTTCATTTCCCTTTCGACATTGCCGGGGCAGCTATTATCGGAGCACTCTCAGCAATGATGGTACATTCCATTCGACATAAATTAGCCACCTGTTATAACGTTATTATTTCCATTAGTGATCGTTTAACAGGGCGAATTCTATAA
- a CDS encoding HD-GYP domain-containing protein gives MLIEQDITCITIGAYIEKITLQTGSFRLTQPEWVKNEVVINKLIELGIKRVLVNTDKFDAKMAATVVSAASIAMKRKQAFDVKMTQAKALILTSKDIQRKIFQHIEEGSQIDLCSVKNITTELIDTLFTNSDALMCAINIRNKDEYLLEHSFAVSMLMALFSRYLGIEKTVIRELAIGAFLHDIGKIRTPDYILNKPGKLTPDEFGIMKLHVNHSIDIIKSIPGISKTSLDVAAIHHEKLNGEGYPYGLMGQQVSRFGRMLSICDIYDALTANRCYKKGLTQLKSFGILRNLAQNGQLDLNLVHAFIKCMGIYPVGSLVKLNSNRLAIVEGYNKADPIRPKVNSFYSLDKRDFELTNQIDLSMDDDEISESVRADDFDLDMEEIMRFLVSEA, from the coding sequence ATGCTTATAGAGCAAGATATTACCTGTATCACTATTGGTGCTTATATCGAAAAAATAACCCTTCAAACAGGTAGTTTCAGGCTTACTCAACCTGAATGGGTGAAAAACGAGGTGGTGATTAATAAGCTTATTGAGCTGGGAATCAAACGCGTATTGGTTAATACTGACAAATTTGATGCGAAAATGGCAGCTACAGTTGTCTCTGCGGCTTCAATAGCGATGAAGCGAAAGCAAGCGTTTGATGTGAAAATGACGCAAGCTAAGGCGCTCATTTTAACGTCTAAAGATATACAGAGAAAGATATTTCAGCATATTGAAGAGGGGTCTCAAATTGACCTTTGCTCAGTAAAAAATATCACAACAGAATTAATCGATACCTTATTTACCAATTCTGATGCGCTAATGTGCGCGATAAATATTCGTAATAAAGATGAATATTTATTAGAGCACTCTTTTGCTGTTTCTATGTTAATGGCGCTATTTTCTCGTTATCTTGGTATCGAAAAAACAGTGATCAGAGAGTTGGCTATCGGTGCTTTCTTACATGATATTGGTAAGATTCGCACGCCTGATTATATTCTTAATAAACCGGGTAAATTGACACCCGATGAGTTTGGAATTATGAAATTACATGTAAATCATTCCATCGATATTATTAAATCAATTCCTGGTATTTCTAAAACCAGCTTAGATGTTGCGGCCATACACCATGAAAAATTAAATGGTGAAGGCTATCCATATGGTTTGATGGGACAACAAGTATCTCGATTTGGTCGTATGCTTTCTATCTGTGATATCTATGATGCACTAACTGCAAATCGCTGTTATAAAAAAGGTTTAACCCAGCTAAAATCATTCGGTATTCTGCGTAATCTAGCTCAAAATGGACAATTGGATTTGAACCTAGTCCACGCTTTTATTAAATGCATGGGAATCTATCCCGTTGGCTCACTGGTCAAGCTAAACTCTAATCGTTTAGCGATTGTCGAAGGTTATAACAAAGCAGATCCGATTAGACCTAAAGTGAATTCGTTTTATAGCTTAGATAAACGGGATTTTGAGCTAACGAATCAGATTGATTTGTCTATGGATGATGATGAAATTTCAGAGTCGGTGAGAGCGGATGATTTTGATTTAGATATGGAAGAGATCATGCGATTTTTAGTCAGCGAAGCGTAA
- a CDS encoding TDT family transporter — protein sequence MLNQIRINFKLLPTPAAGLALGISSLGALWESVYDFNGYIQTATAVVAAAILFSLLLRFIIYPKMLLNDLSHHVVGSVVPTFAMATMVVSNSLITSSPALSTTIWLAAIVAHLVFLVVFLYHRVKDMQLQHMVPSWFVPPIGLIVAVFTCPQPEKFESLCYAILVFGIVNYALLLPVMLNRLIFGEKIQAGEKPSIAILAAPASLCLTGYLAFMSEPSPIIVAVLLGIAVLMTMVIYMALLHLSRLTFHPGFAAFTFPLVISAKALYSIGDWLEKVGISEHYISQLHVVALFELGGATVVVAWVSACYIKCLVAKLQSMYIAHKTQIAVTV from the coding sequence ATGTTAAACCAAATTAGAATTAACTTTAAGTTATTACCAACCCCTGCAGCAGGTCTTGCCCTAGGAATATCATCATTGGGTGCACTGTGGGAGTCGGTTTATGATTTTAATGGTTATATTCAGACTGCTACGGCGGTGGTTGCAGCAGCGATCCTATTTTCCTTGTTATTGCGTTTTATTATCTACCCAAAAATGTTGTTGAATGATCTTTCTCATCATGTTGTAGGGAGTGTTGTTCCAACATTTGCAATGGCGACTATGGTGGTATCAAATTCATTAATTACCTCATCACCAGCGCTGTCTACAACTATATGGCTGGCTGCTATCGTGGCACATTTGGTCTTTTTAGTCGTGTTTCTTTATCATCGTGTTAAAGATATGCAATTACAACATATGGTTCCGAGTTGGTTTGTGCCACCAATTGGTTTGATTGTTGCTGTATTTACCTGTCCTCAACCAGAAAAATTTGAATCTCTTTGTTATGCAATTTTGGTTTTTGGTATAGTTAATTATGCACTGTTATTGCCAGTAATGCTTAATCGCCTTATTTTTGGTGAAAAAATTCAGGCTGGTGAAAAACCGTCAATTGCCATATTAGCGGCGCCAGCGAGTTTATGTCTAACTGGATATTTAGCCTTTATGTCTGAGCCATCACCAATTATTGTTGCTGTTTTATTAGGTATAGCAGTGTTGATGACGATGGTTATCTATATGGCGCTTCTACATTTATCTCGCTTAACTTTTCACCCTGGTTTTGCTGCCTTTACATTTCCGTTAGTGATTAGTGCTAAGGCTTTATATAGCATTGGTGATTGGCTTGAAAAAGTCGGTATTTCTGAGCATTACATCTCTCAGTTACATGTTGTTGCTTTATTTGAATTAGGGGGAGCAACCGTAGTTGTTGCTTGGGTTAGTGCATGCTACATAAAATGTTTAGTTGCTAAATTGCAAAGTATGTATATTGCGCATAAAACGCAGATAGCAGTAACGGTATAA